The Methylobacterium currus genome contains a region encoding:
- a CDS encoding sensor histidine kinase, translating to MPQPPLRVFLALGLGAAGLVATLVLALVASRVASQRLEARIEAELADVATSMAGRLDRGLFERWRDMVILAENDTIRDPDAPVERKRRVLRRAQETYPDYAIIGLIDAAGRVAATSTGALEGIDVAHREYFTEGQQGPFVGDLHDAQLLARLTPGHDPADPPRVLDIAAPVRSDDGRLVGVVSGHLDWAWARGVEASLRETSAGARDVTALVLSRDGTVLLGPEDLRRTRLPADLPSAAAARAGQAGTKTETWPDGRRYLTGYRPTRGYRGFPGLGWTVLVRQDAGTAFAAVAELRRQILLWGLVVATVAAGIGWFAAGLLARPLRRLAVAAASLGRGEPVEVPASAVREAQAISHAFTAAARTLRQQEEERRAADARQELLIHELNHRVKNTLATVQSMARQTARSAASLDDFTGSFEARLLAMSQTHNVLTANHWEGAGLRGILSAELEPYAGGRDDRIRLDGPAVSLTPAVALPLGMAIHELATNAAKYGALSVETGQVAVEWGVEWRTGSQMLSLLWHESGGPAVVPPARTGFGTRLIRTSLERELAGEVRLDYAAAGLTCRIAVPLAARSEAA from the coding sequence TTGCCCCAGCCGCCGCTCCGCGTCTTCCTGGCCCTCGGTCTCGGGGCCGCGGGCCTGGTGGCGACCCTGGTGCTCGCCCTGGTGGCCTCCCGGGTGGCGAGCCAGCGGCTCGAAGCACGTATCGAAGCCGAGCTCGCCGACGTCGCCACCTCTATGGCCGGCCGGCTTGACCGCGGCCTGTTCGAGCGCTGGCGCGACATGGTGATCTTGGCCGAGAACGACACCATCCGCGATCCCGACGCCCCGGTGGAGCGCAAGCGCCGGGTGCTGCGGCGGGCGCAGGAGACCTATCCGGACTACGCGATCATCGGCCTGATCGACGCCGCCGGAAGAGTCGCGGCGACCAGCACGGGAGCGCTCGAGGGAATCGACGTCGCGCACCGGGAGTACTTCACCGAGGGGCAGCAGGGGCCCTTCGTCGGCGACCTGCACGACGCCCAGCTGCTGGCGCGGCTGACGCCCGGCCACGACCCGGCCGACCCGCCGCGGGTGCTCGACATCGCCGCCCCGGTGCGGAGCGACGACGGCCGCCTCGTCGGGGTCGTCTCGGGCCATCTCGACTGGGCCTGGGCCCGGGGCGTCGAGGCGTCCTTGCGCGAGACCTCGGCCGGCGCGCGCGACGTCACCGCCCTGGTGCTCTCCCGCGACGGCACGGTGCTGCTCGGCCCCGAGGATTTGCGCCGCACGCGGCTGCCGGCGGACCTGCCGAGCGCCGCGGCGGCGCGGGCGGGCCAGGCCGGCACGAAGACCGAGACCTGGCCGGACGGGCGGCGCTACCTCACTGGCTACCGGCCGACCCGGGGCTATCGCGGCTTCCCGGGCCTCGGCTGGACCGTGCTGGTGCGCCAGGACGCGGGCACCGCCTTCGCGGCGGTGGCGGAGCTGCGCCGGCAGATCCTGCTCTGGGGCCTCGTCGTCGCCACGGTGGCGGCGGGCATCGGCTGGTTCGCCGCCGGGCTGCTCGCCCGGCCCCTGCGCCGCCTCGCGGTCGCCGCCGCCTCGCTCGGCCGGGGCGAGCCCGTCGAGGTGCCGGCCTCCGCCGTGCGCGAGGCGCAGGCGATCAGCCACGCCTTCACCGCCGCGGCCCGGACCCTGCGGCAGCAGGAGGAGGAGCGCCGGGCCGCCGATGCGCGCCAGGAGCTGCTGATCCACGAGCTCAACCACCGGGTGAAGAACACGCTCGCCACGGTGCAGTCGATGGCGCGCCAGACCGCTCGTAGCGCCGCCTCCCTCGACGACTTCACCGGCAGCTTCGAGGCCCGGCTGCTGGCGATGTCCCAGACCCACAACGTGCTCACCGCGAACCACTGGGAGGGGGCGGGCCTGCGCGGCATCCTGTCGGCGGAGCTGGAGCCCTATGCGGGCGGGCGGGACGACCGCATCCGTCTCGACGGACCGGCGGTCTCCCTCACCCCCGCCGTGGCCCTGCCTCTCGGGATGGCGATCCACGAACTCGCCACCAACGCGGCGAAGTACGGCGCGCTCTCGGTCGAGACCGGGCAGGTGGCGGTGGAATGGGGGGTGGAGTGGCGGACCGGGTCTCAGATGCTCTCCCTGCTCTGGCACGAGAGCGGCGGCCCCGCCGTGGTGCCGCCGGCCCGGACCGGTTTCGGCACACGGCTGATCCGCACCAGCCTGGAGCGGGAGCTCGCGGGCGAGGTGCGGCTCGACTACGCCGCCGCCGGCCTCACATGCCGGATCGCGGTGCCGCTCGCGGCCCGGAGCGAGGCCGCGTGA
- a CDS encoding DUF2283 domain-containing protein, translated as MTSRYDAETDAPHVRFADAPVVASEEIRPGLILDFDADGRIVANDILDASTPIAPDADLRPMTTA; from the coding sequence GTGACGTCACGGTACGATGCAGAGACGGACGCGCCGCATGTGCGTTTTGCTGACGCCCCCGTGGTGGCGAGCGAGGAGATTCGACCCGGCCTGATCCTGGACTTCGATGCCGACGGGCGGATCGTCGCCAACGACATCCTCGACGCGTCGACGCCTATCGCCCCGGATGCGGACCTCCGGCCTATGACGACGGCTTGA
- a CDS encoding ABC transporter ATP-binding protein — MDIELASLTKRYGDTVAVDGINLKIRSGSYCCLLGPSGCGKTTTLRMIAGHETVTSGDVVIGPKAVGDLPPAQRGTAMMFQSYALFPHLTCRDNVAFGLKMRGVPKAERVKRAEAMLALVQMDHLAGRLPAQLSGGQQQRVALARALVTGPKVLLLDEPLSALDPFLRVRMRTELKRLQGELGITFVHVTHSQEEAMALSDLVVVMNGGRIEQAADPRTVFERPATAFVARFIGGHNVIALPDRRIAVRADRMRLGPEAGPEGLSARVVAVEYQGSTVHVSLEAPDLAAEAGAALTAILSDHAYAGHPLALGDTVRVGWPADEAHRLDA; from the coding sequence GTGGACATCGAACTCGCCAGCCTGACCAAGCGCTACGGCGACACCGTCGCGGTCGATGGGATCAACCTGAAGATCCGCTCGGGCTCGTATTGCTGCCTGCTCGGGCCGTCGGGCTGCGGCAAGACCACGACGCTCCGGATGATCGCCGGGCACGAGACCGTCACCTCGGGCGACGTGGTGATCGGCCCGAAGGCGGTCGGCGACCTGCCGCCGGCGCAGCGCGGCACCGCGATGATGTTCCAGAGCTATGCGCTGTTCCCCCACCTCACCTGCCGCGACAACGTCGCCTTCGGGCTCAAGATGCGGGGCGTCCCGAAGGCGGAACGCGTGAAGCGCGCCGAGGCGATGCTGGCGCTCGTCCAGATGGACCACCTCGCCGGCCGGCTGCCGGCGCAGCTCTCGGGTGGTCAGCAGCAGCGGGTGGCGCTGGCCCGAGCCCTCGTCACCGGGCCGAAGGTGCTGCTCCTCGACGAGCCGCTCTCGGCCCTCGATCCGTTCCTGAGGGTGCGGATGCGCACGGAGCTGAAGCGCCTCCAGGGCGAGCTCGGCATCACCTTCGTGCACGTCACCCACAGCCAGGAGGAGGCGATGGCGCTCTCCGACCTCGTGGTGGTGATGAATGGCGGCCGCATCGAGCAGGCGGCCGATCCCCGCACGGTGTTCGAGCGGCCGGCCACCGCCTTCGTCGCCCGCTTCATCGGCGGCCACAACGTCATCGCGCTGCCCGACCGGCGCATCGCGGTCAGGGCCGACCGGATGCGCCTCGGCCCCGAGGCCGGCCCGGAGGGGCTCAGCGCCCGCGTCGTCGCGGTCGAGTACCAGGGCAGCACGGTGCATGTGAGCCTCGAGGCGCCGGACCTCGCGGCCGAAGCCGGCGCAGCCCTCACCGCGATCCTGAGCGACCACGCCTATGCCGGCCACCCCCTCGCCCTCGGAGACACGGTGCGGGTGGGCTGGCCGGCGGACGAGGCCCACCGCCTCGACGCCTGA
- a CDS encoding ABC transporter substrate-binding protein: MTETKTPRLSRRTLLQGAGAAAGLAAGSGVVTGFPAIIAAEPVTLRYLGTAVNQSGDIARKVKEDLGITIEYIPVVTDEVSKRVVTQPNSFDIVDSEYFSLKKLMPSGNLVGMDARRIKNADKITPVFTKGEVAGKKIGDQGTAPKKVFYLEGQTSTKFASAPTEWITLIPTTYNADTLGIRPDLIKRPITSWKELLNPEFKGKASILNIPSIGIMDAAMVVEATGDYTYPDKGNMTKAEIDRTMKVLIEAKRAGQFRAFWQDFNESVNLMASGETVIQSMWSPAVTKVRSQGVACTYQPLKEGYRAWASGFGLPKTLTGKKLDAAYDFINWFLSGWAGAYLNRQGYYSAVLETAKAHMEPYEWAFWMEGKPAEKDIKAPDGTIMEKAGAVRDGGSFETRMGAVACWNSVMDENTYMVRKWNEFIAA, translated from the coding sequence GTGACCGAGACGAAGACACCCCGCCTGTCCCGCCGCACGCTGCTGCAAGGGGCCGGCGCCGCGGCCGGCCTCGCCGCCGGCTCCGGCGTCGTCACGGGCTTCCCGGCGATCATCGCCGCCGAGCCGGTGACCCTGCGCTATCTCGGCACCGCCGTGAACCAGAGCGGCGACATCGCCCGCAAGGTGAAGGAGGATCTCGGCATCACGATCGAGTACATCCCGGTCGTGACCGACGAGGTATCGAAGCGCGTCGTCACCCAGCCGAACTCGTTCGACATCGTCGATTCCGAGTATTTCAGCCTCAAGAAGCTGATGCCGTCGGGCAACCTCGTCGGCATGGATGCGCGCCGGATCAAGAACGCCGACAAGATCACCCCGGTCTTCACCAAGGGCGAGGTCGCCGGAAAAAAGATCGGCGACCAGGGCACGGCGCCCAAGAAAGTCTTCTACCTCGAAGGCCAGACCTCGACCAAGTTCGCGAGCGCGCCGACCGAGTGGATCACCCTGATCCCCACCACCTACAACGCCGACACGCTCGGCATCCGTCCCGACCTGATCAAGCGCCCGATCACCTCGTGGAAGGAGCTCCTGAACCCGGAGTTCAAGGGCAAGGCCTCGATCCTCAACATCCCGTCGATCGGCATCATGGACGCCGCGATGGTGGTGGAGGCGACCGGCGACTACACCTATCCCGACAAGGGCAACATGACGAAGGCCGAGATCGACCGCACCATGAAGGTGCTGATCGAGGCCAAGCGCGCCGGCCAGTTCCGCGCCTTCTGGCAGGACTTCAACGAATCCGTGAACCTGATGGCGTCGGGCGAGACGGTGATCCAGTCGATGTGGTCGCCCGCCGTCACCAAGGTGCGCTCGCAGGGCGTCGCCTGCACCTACCAGCCGCTCAAGGAAGGCTACCGCGCCTGGGCCTCAGGCTTCGGCCTGCCCAAGACCCTGACCGGGAAGAAGCTCGACGCTGCCTATGATTTCATCAACTGGTTCCTGTCGGGCTGGGCCGGTGCCTATTTGAATCGCCAGGGCTACTATTCGGCGGTGCTGGAGACGGCCAAAGCCCACATGGAGCCCTACGAATGGGCATTCTGGATGGAGGGCAAGCCGGCCGAGAAGGACATCAAGGCCCCGGACGGCACCATCATGGAGAAGGCCGGCGCAGTGCGCGACGGCGGCTCGTTCGAGACCCGCATGGGCGCCGTCGCCTGCTGGAACTCGGTGATGGACGAGAACACCTACATGGTGCGCAAGTGGAACGAGTTCATCGCCGCATGA
- a CDS encoding ABC transporter permease, with the protein MSTATARVPALPEAAQAAPALPGLAAATRRQRRLAYWQAMPLGLVFLAFFLVPLALTLVVSFWEYNEYEIIPAFTLQNYADVFEGCLSGGDLCTTFRTYLSTLKFCLLGWAATLGIGFTVAYFVAFHVRSTAMQTVLFLICTIPFWTSNVIRMIAWIPLLGRNGLVNDTLIGLGLIRTPIEGLLYSDFSVVLAFIHLDTVFMIVPIFNSMMRIDRSLIEAATDAGATPWQTLWNVIVPLCKPGIAIGSIFVLTLIMGDFVTVGVMGGQQIASVGKVIQVQMAYLQFPAAAANAVVLLGAVMVLIAALTRLIDLRREL; encoded by the coding sequence ATGAGCACGGCCACGGCTCGCGTCCCCGCATTGCCGGAGGCGGCGCAAGCCGCCCCGGCCCTCCCGGGCCTCGCCGCCGCGACGCGGCGCCAGCGCCGCCTCGCCTACTGGCAGGCGATGCCGCTGGGATTGGTCTTCCTCGCCTTCTTCCTGGTGCCGCTGGCGCTGACGCTCGTCGTCAGCTTCTGGGAGTACAACGAGTACGAGATCATCCCGGCCTTCACGCTCCAGAACTACGCCGACGTGTTCGAGGGCTGCCTGTCGGGGGGCGACCTCTGCACCACCTTCCGGACCTACCTGTCGACGCTGAAGTTCTGCCTGCTCGGCTGGGCCGCGACGCTGGGAATCGGCTTCACGGTCGCCTATTTCGTCGCCTTCCACGTCCGCTCGACGGCGATGCAGACGGTGCTCTTCCTGATCTGCACCATCCCGTTCTGGACCTCGAACGTGATCCGGATGATCGCCTGGATCCCGCTGCTCGGCCGCAACGGCCTCGTCAACGACACGCTGATCGGCCTCGGCCTGATCCGCACCCCGATCGAGGGGCTGCTCTATTCCGACTTCTCGGTGGTGCTGGCCTTCATCCACCTCGACACGGTGTTCATGATCGTGCCGATCTTCAACTCGATGATGCGGATCGACCGCTCGCTGATCGAGGCCGCCACCGATGCCGGCGCGACGCCCTGGCAGACGCTGTGGAACGTCATCGTGCCGCTCTGCAAGCCCGGCATCGCCATCGGGTCGATCTTCGTCCTGACCCTGATCATGGGCGACTTCGTCACCGTGGGCGTCATGGGGGGTCAGCAGATCGCCTCGGTCGGCAAGGTGATCCAGGTACAGATGGCCTACCTGCAATTCCCCGCGGCCGCCGCCAACGCGGTGGTGCTGCTCGGCGCCGTGATGGTGCTGATCGCCGCGCTCACCCGCCTGATCGACCTGCGCCGGGAGCTTTAG
- a CDS encoding ABC transporter permease, which produces MRRDGPRSFSFYVLAAFFGLFVLFLYGPTLTILALSFQGPQGGLTFPMNGVSTFWFSRLWAGLGVVDIWAAFRRSLALGIVVMGLTVTIAFFAGLAFRKGFLGQTPLFYTAVASLIVPSIVVSLGIGLEFRLIDEGIKALAARIGWGFLQDHGTVMGMFTSGLGAHLTWTLPFGLLIMFAVFNRFNPAYEEAARDLGATGPQSLRHVVVPIILPSLVGVALFGFTLSWDELARTSQAIGGRNTLPLELQGLTTTVTTPEIYALGTVTTGVSLLVIGLAFGSFLAIQRRRARRVTLPGT; this is translated from the coding sequence ATGCGCCGCGACGGGCCCCGCTCCTTCTCGTTCTACGTGCTCGCGGCCTTCTTCGGGCTGTTCGTGCTCTTCCTCTACGGGCCCACCCTGACGATCCTGGCGCTCAGCTTCCAGGGCCCGCAGGGCGGCCTCACCTTCCCGATGAACGGGGTCTCGACCTTCTGGTTCTCGCGCCTCTGGGCCGGGCTCGGCGTGGTCGACATCTGGGCGGCGTTCCGGCGCTCGCTGGCGCTCGGAATCGTGGTGATGGGGCTCACGGTCACGATCGCGTTCTTCGCAGGGCTGGCCTTCCGCAAGGGCTTCCTCGGCCAGACGCCGCTCTTCTACACCGCGGTGGCGAGCCTGATCGTGCCCTCGATCGTGGTGTCGCTCGGAATCGGCCTCGAGTTCCGGCTCATCGACGAGGGGATCAAGGCGCTCGCCGCCCGGATCGGCTGGGGCTTCCTCCAGGACCACGGCACCGTGATGGGGATGTTCACCTCAGGCTTGGGCGCCCACCTGACCTGGACCCTGCCCTTTGGCCTCCTGATCATGTTCGCGGTGTTCAACCGCTTCAACCCGGCCTACGAAGAGGCCGCCCGCGACCTCGGCGCCACCGGGCCGCAGTCGCTGCGCCACGTCGTGGTCCCGATCATCCTGCCGTCGCTGGTCGGCGTCGCCTTGTTCGGCTTCACCCTGTCCTGGGACGAGCTCGCCCGCACCAGCCAGGCGATCGGCGGGCGCAACACCCTGCCGCTGGAACTCCAGGGCCTCACCACCACCGTGACGACGCCGGAGATCTACGCGCTCGGCACCGTCACGACGGGCGTCTCGCTCCTCGTCATCGGCCTTGCCTTCGGCAGCTTCCTCGCGATCCAGCGCCGGCGCGCCCGGAGGGTGACGCTGCCGGGCACCTGA
- a CDS encoding porin: MRASRRLLGSVAGLAALQGAGHGVMAADLAADLAADLAARLAAHPRTPVEYVRVCTTHGTGFFVVPGTDTCLRVSGRAQFHAGYVQSYSRSGVNGDLTNYWGAGRLNLDARTQTAYGTLRAFVRVDLVSRTGNYVTSGSQQRIARAFPALGVDTFGRAQQFVNVDKAFIQFAGLTAGRAASFYDFYAHDFEIAAASLGSDLFSTNLIAYTAKVADGVSATLSIEDPIYRKNPVFGNGIAGNTASQFQIFAPSNGNFAPLVVTDAAGLPVGEAFYDVAQRSRLPDIVAVLRYDGSWGSVQASAALHEINTGNAASLTRFSGAPTGAVATPRPATAYGFAVQGGLKLNLPTIAAGDALYLQGAYGDGATLYTGYANYTGSYTATASLGQGTAVPQDFVDAVLDPVTGRLDRSTSWTILASYLHNWNPNWRSAAFGSYGEIAFGKAARTGLGLLNFAGIPNPALRPGAFALNGTLRDANQLVAGLNLIWSPVRELDIGLEGLYSRVGLQSGRTIDLGRTPGAVVADVVDGVPVTATGAPLRTVSSTDVFQFRMRVQREF, from the coding sequence ATGCGGGCGAGCAGGCGGCTTCTCGGGTCGGTGGCCGGGCTCGCCGCCCTGCAGGGGGCCGGGCATGGGGTCATGGCTGCGGACTTGGCCGCGGACTTGGCTGCGGACTTGGCCGCACGCTTGGCCGCGCACCCGCGGACGCCGGTCGAGTATGTCCGGGTCTGCACGACCCACGGCACCGGCTTCTTCGTCGTCCCCGGCACGGACACCTGCCTGCGGGTCTCCGGCCGGGCGCAGTTCCACGCCGGCTACGTCCAGTCCTACAGCCGCTCCGGCGTCAACGGCGATCTCACCAATTACTGGGGCGCCGGCCGCCTCAACCTCGACGCCCGCACCCAGACCGCCTACGGCACCTTACGCGCCTTCGTGCGCGTCGACCTCGTCAGCCGCACCGGCAACTACGTCACCTCGGGCTCGCAGCAGCGCATCGCCCGGGCGTTCCCGGCGCTCGGCGTCGACACGTTCGGCCGCGCGCAGCAATTCGTGAACGTCGACAAGGCCTTCATCCAGTTCGCCGGCCTCACCGCCGGCCGCGCCGCGTCGTTCTACGACTTCTACGCCCATGATTTCGAGATCGCGGCGGCCTCGCTCGGCTCCGACCTGTTCTCCACCAACCTTATTGCCTACACGGCGAAGGTCGCGGACGGCGTCTCGGCGACGCTGTCGATCGAGGACCCGATCTACCGCAAGAACCCGGTCTTCGGGAACGGCATCGCCGGCAACACCGCGAGCCAGTTCCAGATCTTCGCCCCCAGCAACGGCAACTTCGCCCCGCTCGTCGTCACCGACGCCGCCGGCTTGCCGGTGGGCGAGGCGTTCTACGACGTGGCGCAGCGCTCGCGCCTGCCCGACATCGTCGCCGTGCTGCGCTACGACGGGTCGTGGGGCTCGGTGCAGGCCTCGGCCGCCCTGCACGAGATCAACACCGGCAACGCCGCGTCGCTGACGCGCTTTTCCGGCGCGCCGACGGGCGCCGTCGCGACCCCGCGCCCGGCGACGGCTTACGGCTTCGCGGTCCAGGGCGGCCTCAAGCTCAACCTGCCGACGATCGCGGCCGGCGACGCACTCTATCTCCAGGGCGCCTATGGCGACGGCGCGACGCTCTATACCGGCTACGCCAACTACACCGGCAGCTACACCGCGACCGCCTCGCTCGGCCAGGGCACCGCGGTGCCGCAGGATTTCGTCGACGCGGTGCTCGATCCCGTCACCGGCCGCCTCGACCGCTCGACGAGCTGGACGATCCTCGCCTCCTACCTGCACAACTGGAACCCGAACTGGCGCTCGGCGGCCTTCGGCAGCTACGGCGAGATCGCGTTCGGCAAGGCGGCGCGGACCGGCCTCGGCCTCCTCAACTTCGCCGGCATCCCGAACCCGGCCCTGCGGCCCGGGGCCTTCGCGCTCAACGGGACCTTGCGGGACGCCAACCAGCTCGTGGCGGGCCTCAACCTGATCTGGTCGCCCGTGCGCGAGCTCGATATCGGGCTCGAGGGCCTCTACAGCCGCGTCGGGCTCCAGTCCGGCCGCACGATCGATCTCGGCCGCACGCCCGGTGCCGTCGTCGCCGACGTGGTCGACGGCGTGCCGGTCACCGCGACCGGCGCCCCGCTGCGGACGGTGAGCAGCACCGACGTGTTCCAGTTCCGCATGCGGGTCCAGCGCGAGTTCTGA
- a CDS encoding HlyD family secretion protein, producing the protein MTQSSSRSRPQAPHRHRGLVRLSSVSLASVLALLIGTSVLPPLVADQSDRAVVNAPVALLTAPIAGDIAAIPVKAGDSVEPGALLARIANPRVDRTTAIQLDSKVTDLRERALSAERKRLSNLAYLESLDGAIKLQSEGIAQMFRSEIEGLRAKIASAQASAEEKKVLMDRQVNMVSRNVASPDMVKSTSQAYAAAQQEQKAAEAKLLQKTTQLEGLSRKVYAGEELSGLAEITQKRMAIFYDAQRLEIEETELKAALAEQQRLLARENTRMDSLSGTEIRAPGGGFVLNVGASVGRHVTAGDSLAALVDCEQSFVVAIFSYRQGQNLQVGSRVTIDGGPAGSQPGTVTEILPKTSDKADAAYAVPFPQTERRELYVLVKPDPAPAPAPATASSALPANSCGVGRWVSVTREAGWVPSTSMLWRSVGDHAASLVTQASTVVTAALKPLTAETVIAATEPAPAAPAGPPPQDQAKTSPQAPAVPSPQVLSTQLPAIAAPETTASTVPAARAAPQAAGPGAEAMPLPPQRPQEFGQAPAEPKRARREQRAER; encoded by the coding sequence GTGACCCAGTCGTCTTCCCGCTCGCGCCCGCAGGCGCCGCATCGGCACCGTGGCCTCGTCCGGCTCTCGAGCGTCAGCCTGGCCTCGGTCCTCGCCCTCTTGATCGGGACCTCCGTCCTGCCGCCGCTGGTGGCCGACCAATCGGACCGGGCGGTCGTCAACGCGCCGGTGGCGCTCCTGACCGCGCCGATCGCCGGCGACATCGCGGCGATCCCCGTGAAGGCCGGCGACAGCGTGGAGCCGGGCGCGCTGCTGGCGCGGATCGCCAATCCGCGGGTCGACCGCACGACGGCGATCCAGCTCGACAGCAAGGTGACGGACCTGCGCGAGCGGGCGCTCTCGGCCGAGCGCAAGCGCCTGTCGAACCTCGCCTATCTCGAGAGCCTCGACGGCGCGATCAAGCTCCAGTCGGAGGGCATCGCCCAGATGTTCCGCTCCGAGATCGAGGGCCTGCGGGCCAAGATCGCCTCGGCCCAGGCCTCGGCGGAGGAGAAGAAGGTCCTGATGGACCGGCAGGTCAACATGGTGTCGCGCAACGTCGCCAGCCCCGACATGGTCAAGTCGACCTCGCAGGCCTACGCGGCGGCGCAGCAGGAGCAGAAGGCGGCCGAGGCCAAGCTGTTGCAGAAGACGACCCAGCTCGAGGGCCTGAGCCGCAAGGTCTATGCCGGCGAGGAGCTGAGCGGGCTGGCAGAGATCACCCAGAAGCGCATGGCGATCTTCTACGACGCGCAGCGCCTCGAGATCGAGGAGACCGAGCTGAAGGCGGCGCTCGCCGAGCAGCAGCGGCTGCTCGCGCGCGAGAATACCCGCATGGACAGCCTGTCGGGCACCGAGATCCGTGCGCCCGGCGGCGGCTTCGTGCTCAATGTCGGGGCGAGCGTCGGCCGCCACGTCACCGCCGGCGACAGCCTCGCCGCCCTCGTCGATTGCGAGCAGAGCTTCGTCGTCGCGATCTTCTCCTACCGCCAGGGCCAGAACCTGCAGGTCGGCAGCCGCGTCACGATCGATGGCGGGCCGGCGGGCTCCCAGCCCGGCACGGTGACCGAGATCCTGCCGAAGACCAGCGACAAGGCCGACGCCGCCTACGCGGTGCCGTTCCCGCAGACCGAGCGGCGCGAGCTCTACGTCCTGGTCAAGCCCGATCCGGCCCCGGCCCCGGCTCCGGCCACCGCCAGCAGCGCGCTTCCCGCCAACAGCTGCGGCGTCGGCCGCTGGGTCAGCGTGACCCGCGAGGCCGGCTGGGTGCCCTCGACCTCGATGCTGTGGCGCTCGGTCGGCGACCACGCCGCCAGCCTCGTCACCCAGGCCAGCACCGTCGTGACGGCGGCATTGAAGCCCCTTACCGCCGAGACCGTCATCGCCGCCACCGAGCCGGCCCCCGCCGCTCCGGCCGGGCCCCCGCCGCAGGACCAAGCGAAAACGTCGCCGCAGGCGCCTGCGGTCCCGTCGCCCCAGGTCCTGTCAACCCAGCTCCCGGCGATCGCAGCGCCCGAGACCACGGCCTCGACCGTACCGGCGGCGCGCGCCGCGCCGCAGGCCGCCGGGCCCGGCGCCGAGGCGATGCCGCTGCCGCCCCAGCGCCCCCAGGAATTCGGGCAGGCCCCGGCCGAGCCGAAGCGGGCGCGCCGCGAGCAGCGGGCCGAGCGCTGA